Proteins from a single region of Psychrobacter cryohalolentis K5:
- a CDS encoding histidine phosphatase family protein yields MSKLPNNTTSSLSAEKLASHTPSAPAPSHLPDSMMSSVRLLPEDKRLILFTRHSLRERSDGNGFASYQLPLTPKGRVLAKSWGRWLAGHLPYSLDVDSISSPIGRCLDTAQLMQEGAGLRRDIAHQSLLVEPGSLVTEPDIANPIFKEIGVLNFINRFLQGNLEGTKNAYQGGLDILSLFYQNQPQHGHLMLAVSHDTLLSAFLAVMFDVVEIDWNDWPKMMEGVFLWFDDKPFEQASAYFVWRGEVYVRPIHTLLEAYRTAGFHPNKLLLPPEVKWT; encoded by the coding sequence ATGAGTAAACTTCCTAATAACACCACGTCGAGCCTATCCGCTGAGAAGCTTGCGAGTCATACTCCAAGTGCACCAGCGCCCTCACATCTTCCTGATAGTATGATGTCGTCGGTCAGGTTGTTGCCTGAAGATAAGCGCCTGATTTTATTTACCAGACATTCTCTGCGTGAGCGTTCTGATGGTAATGGCTTTGCCAGTTATCAGCTGCCATTGACACCCAAAGGTCGTGTATTGGCAAAATCTTGGGGTCGTTGGTTGGCAGGACATCTGCCGTATTCGCTCGATGTTGATAGCATCTCAAGCCCGATTGGTCGCTGTCTTGATACGGCGCAGCTAATGCAAGAAGGGGCAGGACTACGGCGTGATATCGCTCACCAGTCATTGTTGGTTGAGCCTGGTAGCTTAGTGACCGAACCTGATATTGCAAACCCCATCTTTAAAGAGATTGGTGTTCTCAATTTTATCAATCGATTCTTGCAAGGCAATCTTGAAGGCACTAAAAACGCTTATCAGGGCGGTCTCGATATTCTGTCGCTTTTTTATCAAAATCAGCCGCAACACGGGCATCTAATGCTCGCTGTCAGCCATGACACTTTATTATCTGCATTCTTAGCAGTGATGTTTGATGTTGTTGAGATTGATTGGAACGATTGGCCAAAAATGATGGAAGGGGTATTTTTGTGGTTTGATGACAAGCCATTCGAGCAGGCAAGTGCGTATTTTGTCTGGCGCGGTGAAGTTTATGTACGTCCAATACACACTTTGCTTGAAGCCTACCGTACTGCTGGCTTTCATCCAAATAAACTATTATTGCCACCAGAAGTAAAATGGACATAA
- the rpsT gene encoding 30S ribosomal protein S20, whose translation MANTAQARKRARQNTKRRQNSASQRSMVRTYLKRVDAAIAAKDYDAATEAYKKAVPVLDRMADKGILHKNKAARRKSRLNKTIKGLLA comes from the coding sequence GTGGCTAATACTGCACAAGCTCGTAAACGCGCCCGTCAAAACACCAAACGTCGTCAGAACTCTGCGTCACAACGCTCTATGGTTCGTACTTATTTGAAACGTGTTGACGCGGCTATCGCTGCTAAAGATTATGACGCGGCTACCGAAGCTTACAAAAAAGCGGTACCGGTTCTTGATCGTATGGCTGACAAAGGTATTCTTCATAAGAATAAAGCTGCTCGTCGTAAGAGCCGCCTAAACAAAACCATCAAAGGCTTACTAGCTTAA
- a CDS encoding NAD-dependent epimerase/dehydratase family protein, producing MQRKAMVIGATGLVGQHLVKQLSEIYDTLIVIARRPPRYINASMRFYQVNDFDNLAEIFASIGADRKTDAFSCLGTTKKQAGSDEVFRKIDHDYNVGFAKLCQEKGVENFFLLSSMNADINSRFLYNRVKAETEESIMALGFAQLVIFRPSLLLGKHKGRPLESLGQKAFQLISPLVSESLSLHPISAKRVASAMAMSAHEIYHRSKYRSEPAIKTTDIIENKQMLAMTRVKY from the coding sequence ATGCAGCGAAAAGCAATGGTAATAGGTGCAACGGGATTGGTCGGGCAACATCTTGTAAAGCAGCTGAGTGAGATTTATGACACATTGATTGTGATTGCACGGCGTCCGCCTCGTTACATCAATGCGAGCATGCGTTTTTATCAGGTGAATGATTTTGACAACTTAGCCGAAATCTTTGCAAGCATTGGCGCTGATCGAAAAACGGATGCTTTTAGTTGCTTGGGCACCACCAAAAAACAAGCGGGTAGTGATGAAGTTTTTCGCAAGATTGACCATGATTATAATGTTGGTTTCGCCAAACTTTGCCAAGAGAAAGGCGTTGAAAACTTCTTTTTATTGTCCTCGATGAATGCGGACATCAACAGTCGCTTTTTATATAATCGGGTAAAGGCTGAAACGGAAGAGTCCATAATGGCATTAGGGTTTGCCCAATTGGTTATTTTCCGTCCGTCGTTACTACTTGGTAAACATAAGGGTCGCCCGCTTGAAAGTCTGGGACAAAAAGCATTTCAGCTTATCTCGCCATTGGTGTCCGAGTCACTATCCTTACATCCTATTTCAGCTAAGCGTGTCGCTAGTGCCATGGCGATGAGCGCCCATGAGATCTATCATCGTAGTAAATACCGCAGCGAACCCGCGATTAAAACCACTGATATTATCGAAAATAAACAGATGCTTGCTATGACCCGCGTAAAATATTAA
- a CDS encoding HIT domain-containing protein, which yields MFQLHHKLAADSFLVGDFPLSTCRLINDCQFPWLILVPRVSGIKELYELSEADQTQFLRESSWLSSQLAKTFQADKMNVAALGNQVPQLHFHHIVRYQNDMQWPNPVWGVPAVPYSKEVLAQMQQTLMMALRGHHQMPFDWQM from the coding sequence ATGTTCCAACTTCATCATAAACTTGCTGCCGATAGTTTTTTAGTGGGTGATTTTCCACTATCAACCTGTCGCTTAATCAATGATTGCCAGTTTCCATGGTTGATATTGGTGCCACGAGTATCAGGCATCAAAGAATTGTATGAATTGTCTGAGGCAGACCAAACGCAGTTTTTGCGTGAATCGAGCTGGTTATCAAGTCAGCTCGCTAAAACTTTTCAGGCAGATAAAATGAATGTGGCAGCACTCGGTAATCAAGTACCACAGCTTCATTTTCATCATATTGTCCGCTATCAAAACGATATGCAGTGGCCAAATCCGGTATGGGGCGTTCCTGCAGTGCCTTATAGCAAAGAAGTATTGGCGCAAATGCAACAGACTTTGATGATGGCACTGCGCGGCCATCATCAAATGCCGTTTGATTGGCAGATGTAA
- the pyrF gene encoding orotidine-5'-phosphate decarboxylase: MNNAINSPVIVALDNMTKDASLALADQLDPALCRLKVGKELYTRYGPEIVKALHQRQFEVFLDLKFHDIPNTTAQAVLAAAELGIWMVNVHASAGYDAMSLAKQRLLDNDFDTLLIAVTVLTSMDNEALIQTGITDGLEAQVSRLAQLTKQACLDGVVCSAQEAKALKALCGQDFKLITPGIRLLDDNADDQKRICTPKQALLDGSDYLVIGRSITQAVDPAAKLQLILQSL; the protein is encoded by the coding sequence ATGAACAACGCAATTAATTCTCCTGTCATCGTTGCATTAGATAATATGACAAAGGATGCCTCTCTTGCATTAGCTGACCAATTAGATCCGGCATTATGCCGATTGAAAGTAGGTAAAGAGCTGTATACCCGCTATGGCCCTGAGATAGTCAAAGCACTGCATCAGCGCCAATTTGAGGTTTTTTTAGACCTTAAATTTCACGATATCCCCAATACCACTGCACAAGCAGTATTGGCTGCCGCTGAGCTTGGTATATGGATGGTCAACGTCCATGCAAGTGCCGGTTACGATGCGATGTCATTGGCAAAACAGCGCTTGCTAGATAATGATTTTGACACGCTATTGATAGCAGTGACTGTCTTAACATCTATGGACAATGAAGCACTCATACAAACGGGCATCACCGACGGCTTAGAGGCACAAGTGAGCCGCTTAGCACAATTAACCAAGCAAGCATGTCTTGATGGTGTAGTATGCTCAGCACAAGAAGCAAAGGCATTAAAGGCATTATGTGGTCAGGACTTTAAACTGATTACGCCTGGTATCCGTCTGCTAGATGATAATGCTGATGATCAAAAGCGTATTTGTACGCCAAAACAGGCATTACTTGATGGCTCTGATTATTTGGTGATAGGGCGCTCAATTACTCAAGCAGTAGATCCTGCAGCGAAATTACAGTTAATACTCCAAAGTCTCTAA
- the mfd gene encoding transcription-repair coupling factor yields the protein MPITALTDAFAPINQQLFPIQNAQRRWLAPVHGAVSSLWLASLVQAPIWNVVERLKVVVTRDQNQLNQIETELAFCGVDAHVFPDWETLTYDELSPHQDIVSERINLLTDMPTSGVLLISVQALMHRVAPPSWLIGQHFDLSVGDQFDINTQRTLLAKAGYRAVDNVFEPGEFAVRGSIIDIFAMGQPFPLRLDLFDDEIETIRFFNPQTQRTLTVDDLKVMMSGNDSSMGKESLSLLHKLPDISKPIKQFQILPAKEFPLDEGRETFRTNFAALFPNSNSRKFELHKDVMAGIASSGLEYYQPLFFDLKDWTVESSLFAYLPSDTLFITDELINEKQADYWSQIQRRYEERRHDIDKPIVAPELLYLLSNTLNEHLNHYPRVILSARNELSTMNDASAIDETVLESPLQLSEQPQLDFVQNKQQGLVTLSAQEPPQLAVNHQKAEPLTELLAFLELQAQTATPVLIVAETAGRREILIELFKGKIDIKAYDSFETFLAADKSTGFKDSKLPQVGLTVAPIERGVYVPERLVLISETQLFGRQVLQTRRRRQSGVSEEFLVKSVTEITDGSPVVHIEHGIGRYNGLITLDVGDGEQEFIHLKYADDASIYVPVANLQMINRYSGGDPALAPLHKIGSGKWDKAKQKALEQIHDVAAELLNIQARREAKVGIHFKIDISQYELFASQFAFEETPDQASAIHAVMEDMKQNQPMDRLICGDVGFGKTEVAMRAAFIAVSAGYQVAVLVPTTLLAGQHEDNFRNRFADWPVRIETLSRFGGKKHQDTVLTDLAAGKVDIVIGTHKLLQPDVKFSNLGLMIVDEEHRFGVRHKERIKAIQTDVDSMSMTATPIPRTLNMALSGMRDMSIIATPPARRLAIKTFVMQKTDALMKEAILRELLRGGQVYLLHNDVASIERMAETIRELVPEARVGVAHGQMQERQLEQVMQQYYHKKFNVLICSTIIETGIDVPNANTIIIERADKFGLAQLHQLRGRVGRSHHQAYCYLLVPSIKGLKGDAKRRLHAIERANTLGAGFMLASEDLEIRGAGEILGKQQSGNMQAIGFSLYMDMLERATKAIKAGKEPDLSTPLSLTSEINLHSSALIPEEYLHDVHQRLLFYKRIGNADDKEALTDIRTEMIDRFGVLPDQTKQLFAVHGLRIQAEPLKINKIDANSNSMTLEFAPDTPVDALAIIKLIQANGQHYRMNGASGIRYQDADKLATPQQRVTVIQELLSYFSKHMVVESV from the coding sequence ATGCCTATCACTGCTTTGACTGACGCCTTTGCCCCGATTAACCAGCAATTATTCCCTATCCAAAATGCCCAGCGTCGCTGGCTTGCACCTGTGCACGGTGCAGTCAGCAGCTTATGGCTGGCAAGTTTAGTACAAGCACCTATATGGAATGTTGTCGAGCGTCTAAAAGTCGTAGTGACGCGTGACCAAAATCAGCTGAATCAAATAGAGACAGAATTGGCGTTTTGCGGCGTGGATGCTCATGTATTTCCTGATTGGGAGACGCTGACCTATGATGAGTTGTCACCGCATCAAGATATTGTCAGCGAGCGTATCAATTTATTAACTGATATGCCAACGTCAGGCGTGCTATTGATATCTGTGCAAGCATTAATGCACCGCGTCGCACCGCCAAGCTGGTTAATTGGACAGCATTTTGATTTAAGTGTTGGCGATCAATTTGATATCAATACCCAACGTACCTTATTAGCAAAAGCAGGTTATCGAGCGGTAGACAACGTTTTTGAGCCGGGGGAATTTGCGGTACGTGGTAGTATCATTGATATCTTTGCCATGGGTCAGCCATTCCCGCTACGTCTGGACTTATTCGATGATGAAATCGAAACGATTCGCTTCTTTAATCCGCAGACCCAACGGACATTAACTGTCGATGACCTAAAAGTCATGATGAGTGGCAACGATAGTAGTATGGGCAAAGAGTCATTGTCGCTACTGCATAAACTGCCAGATATCTCAAAGCCTATTAAACAGTTTCAGATCCTACCCGCAAAAGAGTTTCCACTTGATGAAGGGCGTGAAACCTTTCGCACCAATTTTGCTGCCCTGTTCCCCAATAGCAATAGCCGTAAGTTCGAATTACATAAAGATGTGATGGCAGGCATTGCGAGTAGCGGATTGGAATATTATCAGCCACTGTTTTTTGATTTAAAAGATTGGACGGTAGAGAGTAGTTTATTTGCTTATCTGCCAAGCGATACGCTATTCATCACTGATGAGCTTATTAACGAGAAACAGGCGGATTATTGGTCGCAAATCCAGCGCCGCTATGAAGAGCGCCGTCATGATATTGATAAACCTATTGTCGCCCCTGAGTTGCTGTATCTATTGTCAAACACTCTTAACGAGCATCTCAATCATTATCCACGGGTGATACTCAGTGCACGTAATGAACTGTCGACAATGAATGATGCATCTGCGATTGACGAGACAGTATTGGAGAGTCCATTACAGTTATCTGAGCAACCACAGTTAGATTTTGTTCAGAATAAGCAACAAGGCTTGGTCACCTTAAGTGCGCAAGAGCCGCCACAGTTGGCCGTCAATCATCAAAAAGCAGAGCCACTTACTGAGCTGCTAGCGTTTTTAGAGCTACAAGCGCAAACAGCAACACCAGTATTGATTGTCGCTGAAACAGCGGGTCGCCGTGAGATTCTTATTGAGCTGTTTAAAGGTAAAATCGACATCAAGGCTTATGACAGCTTTGAAACGTTTTTAGCCGCCGATAAAAGCACTGGTTTTAAAGATAGCAAGTTGCCACAGGTTGGTCTAACGGTTGCACCTATTGAACGTGGCGTCTATGTTCCTGAGCGCTTGGTGTTGATTAGTGAGACACAATTATTTGGTCGGCAAGTGCTGCAAACGCGCCGTCGTCGCCAAAGCGGTGTATCAGAAGAATTCTTGGTTAAAAGCGTGACTGAAATAACTGATGGCAGTCCAGTCGTCCATATTGAGCATGGCATTGGACGTTATAATGGTTTAATAACCTTAGATGTCGGAGATGGTGAGCAAGAATTTATTCACTTAAAATACGCTGATGATGCCAGTATTTACGTGCCGGTTGCCAATCTGCAAATGATTAATCGCTATAGCGGCGGCGACCCAGCGCTTGCACCATTGCACAAGATTGGTAGTGGAAAATGGGACAAAGCCAAGCAAAAAGCGCTCGAGCAAATCCATGATGTCGCAGCTGAGTTGCTTAATATACAAGCACGGCGTGAGGCAAAGGTCGGTATTCATTTTAAAATAGATATCTCGCAATACGAGCTGTTTGCTAGTCAGTTTGCCTTTGAAGAAACACCGGATCAAGCCAGCGCTATTCATGCAGTCATGGAAGATATGAAGCAGAATCAGCCCATGGATCGTCTCATCTGTGGTGATGTAGGTTTTGGTAAAACGGAAGTAGCCATGCGCGCGGCATTCATTGCGGTCAGTGCTGGTTATCAAGTAGCGGTGCTGGTGCCGACTACCTTGCTAGCCGGTCAGCATGAAGACAATTTCCGCAATCGTTTTGCTGATTGGCCAGTACGTATTGAAACGCTTTCGCGCTTTGGCGGTAAAAAACATCAAGACACTGTGCTAACAGACCTGGCGGCAGGCAAGGTTGATATCGTCATTGGTACGCATAAGTTATTACAGCCCGATGTAAAGTTCTCTAATCTAGGTCTAATGATTGTTGACGAAGAACATCGCTTTGGAGTGCGCCATAAAGAGCGTATTAAGGCGATTCAGACTGATGTCGATAGTATGTCGATGACAGCGACGCCCATCCCGAGAACGCTCAATATGGCGCTCTCGGGTATGCGTGATATGTCGATTATTGCCACGCCACCAGCCCGTCGTCTTGCGATTAAGACCTTTGTCATGCAGAAGACTGACGCTTTGATGAAAGAGGCTATCTTGCGTGAGCTGTTGCGTGGTGGACAAGTTTATCTATTGCATAATGATGTGGCGAGTATTGAGCGCATGGCAGAGACCATACGTGAACTGGTGCCTGAAGCGCGAGTAGGGGTCGCTCATGGGCAAATGCAAGAGCGTCAACTAGAACAAGTCATGCAGCAGTATTATCATAAAAAATTCAATGTGCTAATTTGTTCGACCATTATCGAAACCGGTATTGATGTACCGAATGCTAATACCATTATTATAGAGCGCGCGGATAAGTTTGGTTTGGCTCAATTACATCAGTTGCGTGGTCGCGTGGGTCGAAGTCATCATCAAGCTTATTGCTATTTACTTGTACCGTCTATTAAGGGGCTTAAAGGGGATGCCAAGCGCCGATTGCATGCTATTGAGCGCGCTAACACATTAGGTGCAGGCTTTATGCTGGCAAGTGAAGATTTAGAGATTCGCGGTGCTGGGGAAATACTTGGTAAGCAGCAAAGTGGTAATATGCAGGCAATTGGTTTCAGTCTATATATGGATATGCTGGAGCGAGCAACGAAGGCGATTAAAGCCGGTAAAGAGCCTGATTTAAGTACACCATTATCGCTAACCAGCGAAATTAATCTGCATAGCTCGGCACTGATACCAGAAGAGTATCTGCATGATGTGCATCAGCGTTTGTTATTTTATAAACGTATTGGCAATGCCGATGATAAAGAAGCATTGACTGATATTCGAACTGAAATGATTGATCGTTTTGGTGTTTTGCCAGACCAGACCAAGCAGTTATTTGCGGTTCATGGTCTACGCATACAAGCCGAGCCTTTGAAAATTAATAAAATTGATGCCAATAGTAATAGCATGACATTAGAGTTTGCACCCGATACCCCGGTCGATGCTTTGGCGATTATTAAACTAATTCAAGCAAATGGGCAGCACTATCGTATGAATGGTGCTTCTGGCATTCGCTATCAGGATGCTGATAAATTGGCAACACCGCAGCAGCGTGTCACGGTGATTCAAGAGTTATTAAGCTATTTTAGCAAGCATATGGTGGTAGAGTCGGTTTAG
- a CDS encoding LapA family protein: protein MRILLLVLLFLSFAYSLGLVLANNTEVSVNLLFSQAPTMNLGLLMILCLILGIVIGILLALLIFRVLQNKWEISRLQKANTNLQEQITQANMVIDRQANAPTVEEAVYGATAVNVQDTTMPNAHPNANVHDGSSLTKQKRDY, encoded by the coding sequence ATGCGTATTTTATTATTAGTGCTGCTATTTTTGAGCTTCGCTTACTCGCTAGGTTTGGTATTGGCAAACAATACTGAAGTTAGCGTCAATCTTTTGTTTTCGCAAGCACCAACGATGAATTTAGGCTTGCTAATGATACTTTGCCTCATACTTGGTATCGTTATAGGTATCTTGTTAGCACTACTAATTTTCCGTGTTTTGCAAAATAAGTGGGAAATATCGCGTCTACAAAAGGCAAATACCAATTTGCAAGAGCAGATAACCCAAGCCAATATGGTGATTGATCGTCAAGCGAATGCGCCTACTGTAGAAGAAGCTGTTTATGGTGCAACAGCGGTCAATGTACAGGATACGACAATGCCCAATGCTCATCCCAACGCCAATGTGCATGATGGGTCAAGTTTGACCAAGCAAAAACGCGATTACTAA
- the rraA gene encoding ribonuclease E activity regulator RraA, with amino-acid sequence MTKENFVTCDLLDANPESQVCLPNIEGKSFYSFGGKDKFCGEIVTVKCFEDNSRVKSLLNNDGKDKDGNGKVLVVDGGGSMRCALLGDMIAQSAIDNGWAGVVVYGCVRDVDDMAAMDIGVMALGCIPRKSNRRDEGQTDLEISFGDLTLNSGMFVYADNNGIIASDKPLI; translated from the coding sequence ATGACCAAAGAAAACTTTGTAACTTGTGATTTATTAGATGCCAATCCTGAATCACAGGTATGCCTGCCTAATATCGAAGGTAAATCGTTTTATAGTTTTGGCGGCAAAGACAAATTCTGCGGTGAGATTGTGACCGTCAAATGTTTTGAAGATAATAGTCGCGTCAAATCGTTGCTTAACAATGATGGTAAAGACAAAGACGGTAATGGCAAGGTGTTGGTCGTTGACGGCGGTGGTTCGATGCGTTGTGCGCTGTTAGGTGACATGATTGCACAGTCGGCTATTGATAATGGCTGGGCAGGGGTTGTGGTGTATGGCTGTGTTCGTGATGTTGATGATATGGCAGCAATGGACATCGGGGTAATGGCGCTTGGTTGTATCCCGCGTAAATCAAATCGCCGCGATGAAGGTCAAACCGATCTTGAAATCAGCTTTGGTGATTTAACGCTAAATTCTGGTATGTTTGTCTACGCAGACAATAACGGCATTATCGCTAGTGACAAGCCATTAATTTAA
- a CDS encoding adenylate/guanylate cyclase domain-containing protein, protein MALLDTFSPKKSIQGTDVCRFDYPEIFVLILSVILLAIHFDFSPTSMALLIVVCLPSLMILVYNFRRQKSFWTSNIVIILLSSVIGSIQLCPIISLSLASLIGLRIIISSPENHLKLVSVSIVTIIIFYYVSVILSSAEIDCHTTWITPIILLATMMVMLCHFRHIYYEYIHYEARAEQVVGRLSTMVSVINKLTRFVPPQVWEPIVKADGPVTVANKRAKLTIMFSDIVGFTELSDSLSADNLADILNTYMHCMTLIANKHGAVLDKFIGDGMVCFFGEPNSRGPRQDALDCVAMAIDMRREMRTLRQKWRLMGFEGLYIRVGISTGYCHVGNFGSNNRLSYTLIGKEANLASRLEAVAGKGEIYISESTHDYIAHDFDCEYAGAFPLKGFDDKVSAWKVLDPDENKGKLSKWVDHTLPGFNLHLNFRDMQDNDYQDIRSRLNLALARIEQEEKSAAVKIDAASKKEGKHK, encoded by the coding sequence ATGGCACTTTTGGACACCTTTAGCCCAAAAAAATCTATACAGGGTACAGATGTCTGTCGATTTGATTATCCTGAAATCTTTGTTCTCATACTCAGCGTGATACTGCTCGCTATCCATTTTGACTTCAGTCCAACTTCGATGGCACTTTTAATCGTCGTCTGCTTACCTAGCCTCATGATTTTAGTTTATAACTTTCGTCGTCAAAAAAGCTTTTGGACGTCTAATATAGTTATTATTTTATTGTCTTCTGTTATTGGTTCCATTCAGCTTTGTCCTATTATCTCATTAAGTTTAGCGTCGTTGATCGGATTGCGTATTATTATTAGCAGCCCTGAGAATCATCTAAAGCTGGTTTCTGTATCCATCGTGACCATCATTATTTTTTACTACGTTAGTGTCATTTTGAGTAGTGCCGAGATAGATTGTCACACCACTTGGATAACTCCTATCATCTTGCTAGCAACGATGATGGTAATGCTTTGTCACTTTCGCCATATATATTATGAGTATATCCATTATGAGGCACGGGCTGAGCAAGTGGTTGGGCGCTTAAGTACGATGGTGTCGGTAATCAATAAGTTGACACGTTTCGTACCACCGCAAGTATGGGAGCCTATTGTCAAAGCGGACGGTCCAGTTACTGTTGCTAATAAACGCGCTAAACTGACGATTATGTTTTCAGATATCGTTGGTTTCACTGAGCTGTCTGATAGCTTAAGTGCGGATAATTTGGCTGATATTTTAAACACTTATATGCATTGTATGACTTTGATCGCCAATAAACATGGGGCAGTATTAGATAAGTTTATTGGTGATGGCATGGTGTGTTTTTTTGGAGAGCCAAATAGCCGCGGTCCGCGTCAAGATGCCCTAGATTGCGTAGCTATGGCAATAGATATGCGCCGTGAAATGCGCACATTGAGGCAAAAATGGCGACTGATGGGCTTTGAGGGATTATATATACGCGTAGGTATTAGCACAGGCTACTGTCATGTTGGTAACTTTGGTAGTAATAATCGTCTGAGCTATACGCTGATTGGCAAAGAGGCCAATCTGGCTTCAAGGCTTGAAGCTGTCGCTGGTAAGGGTGAAATATACATTAGCGAGAGCACTCACGACTATATCGCTCATGATTTTGACTGCGAATATGCAGGTGCTTTCCCGCTAAAAGGTTTCGATGATAAAGTAAGTGCTTGGAAAGTATTGGATCCAGATGAAAATAAAGGCAAGTTATCTAAATGGGTAGACCATACGCTTCCAGGTTTTAATCTGCATTTGAACTTTAGAGATATGCAAGATAATGATTATCAAGATATTAGAAGTCGTCTTAATCTTGCACTTGCACGTATTGAGCAAGAAGAAAAATCTGCCGCTGTTAAAATTGACGCAGCCAGCAAAAAAGAAGGAAAGCATAAATAA
- a CDS encoding integration host factor subunit beta, producing MQQTINKSEFISNLSANCDTMTDTVVDDAVREILNLMTHTLANDGRVEVRGFGSFCLHHRRARMGRNPKTGESVPVPAKAIPHFKPGKALREAVNEKVAGGQ from the coding sequence ATGCAGCAAACAATCAATAAGTCCGAATTTATTAGTAATCTGAGTGCAAATTGTGACACGATGACAGATACCGTTGTCGATGACGCCGTACGCGAGATATTAAACTTGATGACTCATACGCTCGCCAATGATGGTCGAGTAGAAGTTCGTGGGTTTGGCAGTTTTTGTCTTCATCATCGCCGTGCTCGTATGGGTCGCAATCCTAAAACGGGTGAAAGCGTACCAGTACCTGCAAAAGCAATTCCGCATTTTAAGCCAGGCAAGGCATTACGTGAAGCTGTAAACGAAAAAGTAGCAGGCGGCCAATAA
- a CDS encoding metallophosphoesterase gives MKLQILSDLHIDSYIRQSHPIGHIPKTDADIILVAGDTANSDIGMPWLQEQAARLQVPLITIAGNHEYFNEDVLHFDKKLATWDNYDSESKQGVRFLQCQHIDIGEVRILGCTLWTDYQYQANEETRAVAMRFMRDYKQIYAGSELFSPEMSIQIHAKQRQWLKQALITAKALGKKTVVMSHHSISPLSVSEKYAELPSNAAFISDLSSWMYEEWAPALWVHGHTHEAFDYHIHKTRVIVNPRAYPNEVSSTALSFTWDRVIDIG, from the coding sequence ATGAAATTACAGATTTTGAGTGACTTACATATTGACAGTTATATACGTCAATCCCATCCGATAGGGCATATTCCCAAAACCGACGCAGACATCATACTGGTGGCGGGAGATACAGCAAATAGCGATATTGGTATGCCATGGCTACAAGAGCAAGCAGCGCGCTTACAAGTCCCTCTAATCACTATCGCTGGTAATCATGAGTACTTTAATGAAGACGTGCTGCATTTTGATAAAAAGCTGGCGACTTGGGACAATTATGATAGTGAATCAAAGCAGGGCGTACGATTTTTGCAGTGTCAGCATATTGATATCGGAGAGGTGCGCATTTTAGGTTGTACGCTTTGGACAGATTATCAATATCAAGCCAATGAAGAGACTAGGGCAGTGGCAATGCGCTTTATGCGTGACTACAAACAGATCTATGCCGGCAGCGAGCTGTTTTCACCTGAAATGTCGATACAGATTCATGCTAAGCAGCGTCAATGGCTTAAACAAGCATTGATAACGGCAAAAGCACTGGGCAAAAAAACCGTGGTGATGAGTCATCATAGCATCAGTCCATTATCTGTCTCTGAAAAGTATGCTGAGCTACCAAGTAATGCCGCATTTATCAGTGATTTATCAAGCTGGATGTATGAAGAGTGGGCACCAGCACTATGGGTGCATGGGCATACGCATGAGGCATTTGATTACCACATTCATAAGACGCGCGTTATCGTCAATCCGCGTGCTTATCCAAATGAGGTTAGTAGTACGGCATTATCGTTTACATGGGATAGAGTGATTGATATCGGTTAG